The sequence AGGAATTGGCCAGGGAAAACAGGTCTACTTTATACATGACCCTGTTGGCGGCCATAAGTGTGCTGCTGTCCCGGCACAGCGGGCAGCAGGACATGGTCATAGGATCTCCGGTAGCCGGCCGGGCTCATGACGACCTGAAGAAGACGGTGGGCATGTTCGTCAACACTCTGGCGTTAAGGTGCCGGCCGGAGGGTGAAAATAGATTTGCCGATTATCTTGAAGAAGTCAGCCGGATATGCTTTGAAGCATACAACCACCAGGAGTATCCCTTTGAAGAATTGGTGGAAAAAATAGTCAGAAACCGGGACCTGAGCCGGAATCCTCTTTTTGATGTAATGTTCACCCTGCAGAACATAGAACTGCCGGAATTTGATATTCCTGGTTTGAAGTTCAAACCGTACCGGTTTGAAAGAAGCACGGCCCAGTTCGATCTGACGTTTGAAGCCAGGGAGGAGCAGGGCGGGCTCAGCTTTACCCTTGAATACAACAGCCAGCTGTTCGAACGGGACCGTATCGAGAGGATGATCGGGCACCTGAAGAATATCCTGGAGGAGGTGACCAAAGACCCCGGGATAAAACTGTCGGAGATGGAGATCCTGCCGGAAGCCGAGAAACACCGGTTGCTGGTGGAGTTCAACGATACGGCTCTGGAGTATGACCGCAAAAGGACAGTAGTGGACCATTTCGAGGAAACAACCGCGATGTGCCCGGACAGGATCGCTTTGGCCTTCGCCGGCCAGGAGATGAGCTACAGAGAGCTTAATGATCGGTCCAACCTGATAGCCGGGGAACTGCGAAAGGCCGGAGTGGTCAGGGAGAGCATAGTGGGACTGATGGCCGACCGCGGCTTGGGGATGATGGCAGGATTGTTGGGGATTATGAAGGCCGGGGGTGCCTATCTGCCCATAGATCCGGTGTATCCTATAGACCGGATAGATTACATGCTGGCAGACAGCGGGGCCGGTTGGCTGGTGGGAGATGCGAACAACCTCGGCAGAGTGAAATATGCCGGGATCAATGTTCCGCTGGAGGGGCTGATGGCGTTGACAGGTGAGGCGGCCAACCCGGAGAGGGTCAGCCGCCCGGAAGATCCGGCTTATATCATCTACACCTCCGGCTCCACCGGCCGCCCCAAGGGAGTGATGGTAGAGCACAGGAATTTGACCAATTTTATCCTGGGGATGGACGACGTGATCAGTTTCAACCGGGAAAATACGATCCTATGCCTGACCACCATTTCGTTCGATATCTTTTTCCTGGAAAGCATCCTGCCGTTGACCTTGGGAATGAAAGTGATCGTGGCCGGTACAGAAAGCCAGCGCGATCCGCTGCTGCTAAGCCGCCTGGTAACGGAGAACAGGATCGGCCTGATGCAGATCACTCCTTCACGGCTTCAGATGCTCCTTGCCGACGAGGCCGGCGCCGGATGCCTGAAAAACGTCAAATGCCTGCTGGTGGGCGGGGAGGTCCTGCCGGCCGCCTTGCTGAAAGAAGCGCGAAAGCACACCAAGGCAGATATATTCAACATGTACGGTCCTACGGAGACCACCATTTGGTCCGCGGTGAAGAACCTGGGCGGGTCGGAAAAGGTCACCTTAGGCCGGCCCATAGCCAACACCAGGATATTTATCACAGGGAAAAACCGGCTTCAGCCGATAGGGGTTCCCGGGGAACTTTGGATCGGCGGGGAAGGCGTGGCCCGCGGATACGCCAATGCTCCGGAAATGACCGCAGACAGGTTCGTGACGTTCCCGCAGTACGATGCCTTGCCCATCTACCGGACCGGGGACCTGGCCAGGTGGCTGCCGGACGGAGAGATTGAGTTCCTGGGGAGGAACGACAACCAAGTGAAGGTCCGCGGTTACAGGGTCGAGCTGGGCGAGATAGAAGACAGGCTGGCGGAGTATCCTGGCATCAAAGAAGCGGCGGTGACGGTGCGAGAGGACGCCGGCGGGAACCAGATCCTCTGCGGCTATTATTCCGCCCTGCAAGGCATCCAGCCGCAGGAGATCAGGAAACACATGGCGCAAAGCCTGCCGGAATACATGGTCCCATCGCACCTGATGCAAATGCCGGCTCTTCCCCAGACCCATAACGGAAAGATAGACCGCAAGGCCCTGCCGGATCCTTCCGGTCAGGCCGAGGTAGACGCCAAGCTCCCGCCCCGGAATCCTATTGACGAAGGATTGGCAGACATATGGAAGGAACTGCTGGGTTTGGCGGAAATAGGGATCGACGATAATTTCTTCTGGCTGGGAGGGCACTCTTTAAAAGCCACCGTCATGGCATCAACCATCAGGAAGAAGTTCGGGGTGGAAGTGCCGTTGATCCGGATATTCGAACAGCCGACCATCAGGCAGATCTCGGATGCCATCGCCCAGGCCCGGACGGTGGCCAGGGAGGAGATACCGGCCGCCCCTGAAAGGGAAAGCTATCCGCTGTCGCCGGCCCAAAAACGGCTGTACGTATTGAATCAGTTCGAGAAAGATTCCACGGTTTACAATCTGCCGGCGGCATTTTGGGTGGATGGGGAACTGGACATGCTAAAGTTAAAAAATGCATTATTGGCCTTGATCGAAAGACACGACTCGCTGAGAACCTGCTTTGAGGTCAGGGAAGATCAGCCGGTCCAGATCATAGGAAAGAACGTTGACTTTGAGGTCGAGGATATTGCTGCAGGCGCAGATGGGATCGAAAATGCCATCCAGTGTTTCATCCGTCCCTTTGACCTGGGAAAGGCGCCGCTGATGCGGGTAGGACTGCTGAAGGAAGGGAACCGGAGCCTGCTGCTGTTCGACATGCACCACATCATCTCCGACGGGGAATCTCTGGGCCTGATCATCAAGGAAATATCAACCCTGTATCGCGGCCAGAAAAGTGAGGCTCTGCGGTTACAGTATAAGGACTATTCCGTTTGGCAGGAGACCCATATTTCCGGGGAGCAGGTGAAGGCGCAGGAAAAATACTGGCTGGAGAGGTTCAGCGAAGATGTGCCGTTGCTGGATCTGCCGTCCGATTTTACCAGGCCTTCGGTCCAGAGCTTCGAAGGGGACAGGGTGTCTTTCCGCCTGGATCCGCGGCTTTCCGGCAGCATCCGCCGGCTGGCCAGGGAAAACGGGGCGACCCTTTACATGACCTTACTGGCCGCCTATTCCATTTTGATTTCCCGATATAGCCGGCAGGAGGATCTGGTGGTCGGCACGCCGGTGGCCGGCCGGGCCCACGGCGGCCTGGATCAGCTGGTGGGGATGTTTGTCAACACCCTGGCCCTGAGAATCAAGCCGGAAGGAGGAAAAAGTTTCGGACATTTTTTGAACGATGTCAAGGCCTGTGTGATGGAGGCCACACAGAATCAGGATTATCCATTTGACCGGTTGGTGGAGAAATTGGCCATTCCCCGGGATGTCAGCCGGAATCCCCTGTTCGATGCGATGTTTGCCATGCAGGAGACGGATGATAGTAACATCGAATTCTCGGGCATAAGACTAAAGCCTTACCCGCTTAAGACCGGCATCTCGCAATTCGATCTGACAATGGATGCAGTTGATTCCCCGTCCGGCATACTGATCATTCTTGAATACAGCAGCAGGCTGTTCGGGCGGGATCGGATCGAGCGGATGGGAGATCATTTTAGGAATATCTTGGAGGAGGTCAGCCGGGATCCCGGCATAAAATTGTCGGAGATCGACATCCTATCCGAAGCAGAAAGGCGGAAGCTTTTGGTGGAGTACAACGGTGGCAGCCTGGAGTACGACCGCAAGCGGACGGTGGTGGAACAGTTTGAAGATCGGGCCGGGAGTCAGCCGGAAGATAAAGCCATAGTTTTCAACGGCCAGGAGATGAGCCATGGGGAGCTGAATAACAGAGCCAACCTGATAGCCGGTGAGCTGAGGGGCCTGGGGGTGACCAGGGAGAGCATAGTAGGATTGATAGCGGACAGGGGCTTGGGGATGATGGCGGGGCTGTTGGGGATATTGAAAGCCGGGGGCGCCTACCTTCCGATAGATCCGGAGTATCCGCTGGAGCGGATAGAGTACATACTCAAGGATAGCGGGGCTGGGTGGCTGTTGGGGGACGATGCCAGTCTGGCTAAGGTTGCCCATGAGGTAAGGAAAGTGGGTCTGAATGAACTGATGTCCAGAAGCGGGGAAGCGGCCAATCCGGAGAGGGTCAGCCGCCCTGAGGACCTGGCCTACATCATCTATACCTCCGGCTCCACCGGCAGACCCAAGGGGGTGATGGTGGAGCACCGGAACCTGAACGCCTATGTGCATAGTTTCCTCAATCAATGCGGCACCAGCGGCAGGGACGTGATGCTCCAGCAGGCATCCATCACGTTTGATACCAGCGTGGAGGAGATATTTCCCATTCTGTTGTCCGGGGGAAGGCTGGTGCTGGCTTCCAAGCAGGAGGTCAACGATACCGCCAGGCTGAAAGAGCTGATAACCAGGAATAATGTAACGGTGGTCAGCTGTTCCCCCCTGCTACTCAACGAACTCAACCAGCCGCCGGTGACAGGGTGTGTACAAACATATATCAGCGGCGGCGACGTTTTGAAATACGGACACATGTCCAACCTAACAGAGCGGGCCAGAGTCATCAACGGTTACGGACCAACCGAGACCACGGTGGCCGCCATCTTTTACCAATGCCGTGGGGATGAGCAGGGCGCGGTCCCCATCGGGCGCCCGATCGCTAACTGGCGGGCATATCTGGTAGATAAATACGGTAAGCCGGTCCCAATTGGGGTGCCGGGAGAGATCCTGCTGGGGGGCGAGGGAGTGACCCGGGGTTATCTGGGACGTCCCGAACTCACGGCGGAAAAGTTCATCCAGGACCCCTTCACCGGACGGGGCCGGTTATACCGGAGCGGTGACCTGGCCCGGTGGAGGACGGACGGGAATATCGAATTCCTTGGCCGGGCCGATCAACAGCTTAAAATCAGGGGATTCAGGATCGAGCCCGGGGAGATCGAGGCCAAACTGATGTCCCATCCTTCGATCAGCGAAGCAGCGGTGGCGGCCTTGGCCGGTGAAGATGGGAACAAGTATCTTTGCGCCTATATAGCATCCGGCCAGGAACTGACCGTGATGGAACTCAGGGAATACCTTTCGGGCGACCTGCCCGAATACATGATCCCGGCCCGGTTCGTTTGCCTGGATAAACTGCCGGTCACTTCTCACGGCAAACTGGACCGGAAAGCCTTGGAGAGACTGGATGGAAGGATGAGCCTGGGATCCCAGTACCTGGCTCCCTCGGGAGAGATGGAGTCCCGGCTGGCCGTGATCTGGCAGGAAGTGCTGGGGGTGGAGCAGGTGGGCGTCAACGACAACTTCTTTGCCCTGGGCGGGGATTCCATAAAAGCCATCCAGATAATGGCCCGGCTGGGGCGGCAGGGCTATGGTTTCGAGATGGCGGAGCTGTTCCGGGCGCCGACGGTCAGGGAACTGGCCCTGAACTGCAAAGCCTCCGGCATTCAGGCGGAGCAGGGTCCGGTGACCGGGGAGGTGCCGCTGACCCCGATTCAGAGATATTTCTTTGCCCGGAACTTCACCGACCGGCATCACTGGAACCAGTCGGTCATGCTTTCGGCCCGGGATGTTCTGGATGCCGCCCTGATAAAACAGGCCTTTGCTCATCTCATCGCACATCATGATGCTTTGCGGATGGTCTACCGCTTTGAAAATGACAACGTGATCCAGTATAACCAGGGAATGGAGCAGCATCTATTTTCCTTCAGAGAAGCTGACCTGCGCGGAGTGCTCGACATCAGAAAAGAGGCAGATGAGATTTCAGGCCAGATCCAGGCCGGACTGGACCTGGAAAGAGGTCCGCTGGTCTCTCTGGGATTGTTCCGGACAGATCAGGGGGATCACCTGCTGATAGTCATCCATCATCTGGCGGTCGATGGCGTTTCCTGGCGTATTTTACTGGAAGACCTGTCCATGCTCTATGACCAGCTCTTGAAAGGCGCTGCGGCCGGATTGCCGCCCAAAACGGTCTCCTTTAAAACCTGGGCGGAAAACCTTGACAAATACGCCCAAAGCAGCATGTTGCAGAGGGAGAAGGACCATTGGCAGGGCTTGGTCAAATGCGGAGCCCGGCAGTTGCCAAAGGACGGGCCAGCCGGGGATGACACCCAAGCCCAATCAGCGATCGAGGACTTCCAATTGACGGCAGACCAGACCGCAAAGCTGAATGGCCCGGCGCACCAGGCATACAATACAGAGATCAACGATCTGCTGCTGTCGGCCCTGGCCCTTGCGGTCCGGGAGTGGACCGGCTTAGACAGCATTGCCGTGAATCTGGAGGGGCACGGACGCGAGCAGGCTTTAGGGCCGCTGGACGTAAGCCGGACGGTGGGTTGGTTCACCAGCCAGTACCCGGTGATCTTGGAAATTCCGGGAAGCGGGGACCTGGGCTATATCATAAAAAGCATCAAGGAAAGCCTGAGAAATGTTCCCAACAAGGGGATCGGCTACGGCCTGCTGAGATACATGTCAAAGGCCAAAGCAGGCGAATACGACCTGACCCCGGAGATCAGCTTCAATTACCTGGGGCATTTTAACGATCACGGCAATAACGGCAAGTTCGGATTGTCAGAAATGCCGGCCGGGGCAATGCTGTCGCCGCGCTCGCAGCGGGATCATGCCCTCGACATCAATTGCTTGGTACTGAAGGGGCGGTTGACGGTCAAGGTAAGCTACAACCGGCAGCAGTACCGGGAGGAGACTATCGGCAGATTCCTGAAACATTTTTCCGGTAGTTTGAATTCCATTATCGGCCATTGCCTGGGGAAGGAGACCAGCGAATCCACCCCCGCCGACTACGGCGCCAAGGACCTTTCGATGGAAGAACTGGGAGATATTCTGGATATGGTGGATTCCATTTAGATTAAGGAGAAAATAGATGTCAAAAAAAGCCAAGGTACAAAAGATATATCCCCTGTCCCCGATGCAGGAGGGGATGCTTTTCCACCATCTGATGGACAAGCACCAGGACGATTATATCCTGCAGACCACACTGGATATAGAAGGCCAGCTCAACCGGGAACTCTTCGAAAAAAGCTTCAATCTTTTATTGGAGCGCCACGAAGTGCTGAGATCAGTTTTCATGCACGAAAAAGTGCAGAAGCCAAAGCAGGTGGTGCTGGAGAAGCGGGAGCTGAAGATAAACTATCTGGATGTTTCGGGAAGAAGCGCGGAAGAGACCGGCAATCTGGTCAAAAACACCGAGGCCGGTGACCGGGCCAGGGGCTTCGATCTGACCAAGGATGTGCTGATGCGGGTGACGGTCCTGGTCAAAAGCCCTTCTTCCTTCACCGTGATCTGGAGCTACCATCACATATTGATGGATGGCTGGTGCTTCGGGGTCATTGTCTCGGAGCTGTTGGAAACATACCGGGCGCTGGTCAAGGGGCTTTCTCCGGCCCTCTCCGCCGTACCTCCGAACGGCAGGTACCTGGAGTGGCTGGACAAGCAGGACCGGGAACAGGCGCTGGCCTATTGGAAGGATTATCTCGGCGATTACGAGAACGTAGCCTCGCTTCCACAGATCTCCTCAGTTCAGGATCAGGGCTTTGGGGAGGTCAATCTCGTCCTGGACCGGTCCCATACGGAGATGCTTTCCGATCTGTCCCTAAAGCACGGGACCACGGTCAGCACCGTGTTTCATACGGTCTGGGGGCTGCTTTTCCAGCGATATTGCAATCTGGACGATGTGGTCTTTGGTTCGGTGGTCTCGGGCCGGCCGGCCGAGGTGGAAGGAATAGAAAAAATGGTGGGGTTGTTCATCAACACCTTGCCGGTGCGTTTGCAGAACAGTAAAGGACTTAAATTCAGTGAAGCCTTGAGTTCTGTCGGGAGATCCATGATCGGGGCGGAAAAACACAGTTTTGTCCAGTTGTCGGAGATACAGTCTTTGACCGAGGTAAAAAACAACCTGTTCGATCATATCCTGGTTTTCGAGAATTACCCGCTGGACCGGAGCATCAAGGAACTCAACCTGGGAAAGGAGATCGGGTTCCGGATCACCGGAGTGTCGGCCCAGGAGAGAACCCATTACAAGCTGACGGTAATAGTGTTTCCCGGCCCCCTGATGACGGTCAAGCTGGTTTATGACCGTTCGGCCGTTGGCGAGGATTTCATACAAAAGATCGGTGGCCACTTGGACAAGGTGCTGGAAGCGGTGCACGCGGACCAGGAGATGCCGGTGGATCTGGTCGATATGCTTACCGACGATGAAAAAGACAGGGTGTTGAACCTGTATAATGATACCCGGGCCGAATATCCCAGCCACATGACCATTCCGGAATTATTTGAGGAACAGGTCAAGAAAACTCCCCACCATATAGCCGTTTCGTACGAAGGACGGCATCTGACCTATCACGAGCTCAATGAAAGAGCAAACCAACTGGCCGGCAAGCTGAGGGACAAGGGGGTAAAGCCCGGCACAGTGACGGCAGTGATGCTGGACCGTTCGATCGAGATGATCGCCGGCATCCTGGCGGTGATGAAGGCCGGCGGGGCCTTCCTTCCGATCGATCCGGAATGCCCGGAGGAGCGCCTGTCTTATCTGCTGGAGGATAGCGGGGCCGACATCATCCTTTCGCTGGGGCATCTTTTCAGGAAGATACATTTCAAGGGCCAGGCCATCAATCTCGAAGACAGGGAGCTCTATTCCGGAAGCGGACTGAACCGGGCTCCGGGGTGCCGGCCCGGCGACCTGCTATACATCATCTACACCTCGGGCACCACAGGAAAACCAAAAGCGGTGATGCTGGAGCACCGGAACATGGTGAATCTGGTCTGCTTCCAGTATCAAAAGACCAACATCGATTTTACCGGCAATGTAATGAACTTCATCACCGTGAATTTCGATGTCTGCTATCAGGAGATATTCTCCACCCTGCTGGCCGGAGGGCGGCTTTTCGTGATCGATGACGCCAAGAAGCGCGATATCAAGAGGCTGATGAGTTTCATCGGAGAGAACAATATCAGCGTAGTTTTTTTCCCCACCTCCTTCCTGATCTTCCTGACCGGCGAGCAGGAATACCTTGATCTGCTGCCTGGGTGCATCAGGCATATCATAACTGCCGGGGAACAGCTGATCGTCAGGGAATCATTCCGGGAATACCTTAAAAGGAACGAACTGCATCTGCACAACCATTACGGACCTTCCGAGACCCATGTGGTCTCCACTTACGTGATATCGCCCGGAGGGCCGATCCCGGAGTTGCCGCCGATCGGCTTGCCGGTAAGCAATACAAGGCTGTACATCATGAACCGCGGCCTGAAGCTTCAGCCTTCGGGAGTGGCCGGAGAACTGTACATATCCGGCGACTGCGTGGGGAGGGGATATTACGGGCGAGACGAGCTGACCAGTGAAAAATACCTTCCTGATCCCTTCTATGAGGGCCAAACGATGTACCGCACCGGTGACATGGTACGGCGCCTGCCGGATGGGAATATAGAGTATCTGGGACGCATGGACAACCAAGTCAAGATCCGCGGGTTCAGGATAGAACTGGGAGAGATAGAAAGCCAGCTGATGGCGCATCCGGACATCAAAGATGCGGTGGTGCTGGCCAAGAAGGATCAATTGGGCGGCAAATTCCTTTGTTCTTATGTGGTGGCGCCTAATTCCCTGCATACGGACGCGTTGAGGGAGTTTTTGGCAAAGGAACTGCCGGATTACATGATACCCTCGTATTTTGTACATATCGAAAAAATGCCCTACCGCCCCAACGGAAAAGTCGATTGGCACCGCCTTCCAGAATGCCAGGCCAACCTGAGGGAAGAGGTGGAGTTCGTGCTTCCCGCCAATGTTACCGAACAGCGCCTGGCCGACATCTGGAAGGAGATACTTTCTGTGGGAGTGGTGGGGGTCAGGGACAATTTCTTTGAACTGGGAGGACATTCCCTCAAGGCCATGTCGCTGGTATCGCGGATCAACAAGGAATTTAGCGTGGATGTCCCGATAAGGACGGTCTTTAAAATGCCTACGGTCAGGGAATTGTCAGATTACATCCGTAAAGCAAAGGAATCGATATTCACCGCGATAGAACCCATTCCGGAAAAGGAGCATTATCTTCTGTCGTCAGCCCAGACCAGGATATTTGTGCTGAACCAATTTGATAAAAGAAACACCAATTACAATATGCCGGCCCTGCTCCGGATAGACGGTGTGCTGGACCGGGACCGGCTGGAGCAGGCCTTTGTGAAGCTGATCGCCCGGCACGAGTCGCTCCGGACCTCCTTTGAAATGATAGACGGGGTGCCGGTACAGCGGGTGCATAGGCAGTCGTCATTTGCCATCCAGTATCAAGAAGCGGAAGAAAGAGAGATCGATGGGATCGTTGATCGCTTTATAAAACCATTTGATCTGAACCTGGCTCCGCTTATCAGAGTGGGGTTGGTAAAGACGGCAGATTGCCAGCATTTTCTGCTGTACGATATGCACCACATAATATCGGACGGCATGTCGCTGAAAATACTCGTCAAAGACATGGCCGCGGCCTATCGGGGGGCAGAACTTCCTCCGCTCCGCTTGCAATACAGGGGTTATGCCTGCTGGCAGCAGGAAGCACTGAAATCCCAGGAGATCAAGAAACAAGAGGAATACTGGAAAAATATCTTTGCCGGCGAGATCCCGGTGCTTGATCTGACAACCGATTTCACACGACCGGTGGTCCAAAGCTTCGAAGGCGGACAGTTGTCTTTTGAATTAGAACCTGAACTGACCTTCAAACTCAGGGAATTAGCGGCTGAGGAGGGGGCCACACTGTATATGGCGCTGCTGGCGATGTGGGCCTGGCTGCTTTCGAAGTACACGGGGCAGCACGATATTGTGATCGGATCGCCTATTGCCGGCCGCCGTCATTCCGACCTGGAGGGGATCATTGGAATGTTTGTGAACACCCTGGCCCTTAGGGTCAGGCCCGAAAGGCATATGACCTTCCGGGAGTTTCTTGGGGAAGTGAGGCAGAATATGATCGGGGCTTATGAAAATCAGGACTGCCAGTTTGAGGAACTGGTGGAGAAACTGGGGGTACCCCGGGACCTAAGCCGCAATCCGTTGTTCGATACCATGTTCACATTGCAGAAGGACTCGGTGGATGAGGCTGCAACCGGGGGACTAAGCATCAGGCCATTACCCCTGAAAAGCGGATCGTCGAAGTTTGATCTCAGCCTGCTGGGGATAGAGAGGAATGACCGGATCATTTTTGAATTGGAATATTGTGCCAGGCTGTTCCGCCAAG is a genomic window of candidate division TA06 bacterium containing:
- a CDS encoding amino acid adenylation domain-containing protein, whose protein sequence is MNNSLTKILQCVSDENRKGINYITGESSESFISYNRLYRVSLSMLYCLQQRGLKAGDKLVFQIEDSQEFINVFWACQLGGIIPIPVTVGNNDEHRLKVFKISDILGSCRLIAVKTWAEKMGKFASASGLGNSWEKIKADLILLEELQTEAQPGLIAGIKPDDTAFIQFSSGSTSDPKGIILTHRNLQINIDAMIRGSKLSSSDSTLSWMPLTHDMGLIGFHLVPLAAAANQHIIPTQLFIRHPMIWMDKACKHKATILSSPNFGYKHFMSSFSPEKHKDWDLSHVRLIFNGAEPISAEISRTFLHSLAGAGLKENAMFPVYGLAEASLAVSFPPVEEELKPIQVDRGSLKVGKPVKEISSNDAVNGMTFVDLGSPVDDCNVMISDDDENALEENVLGHVLIKGGNVTKGYFNNQAATEKTINQKGWLDTGDLGYLRNGRLVITGRAKDIIFINGQNYYPHDIELIADGFESIKLGEIAVCGVFNKSAMKEEAVIFLRSKAGLDKFAPLAVKLKQHLSKKLGFEVGEVVPVKVIPKTTSGKIQRYKLGQAYGAGHYDDLLKELRDIIALQEKERRIDPPRNDGERSLHSLWRELLDREDISINDDFFALGGDSLKAVRLAAAIKQRIKKEITIDEIFENPTITSLAYLLEARPGSTYTPVPKAEIKKHYPLSAAQKRIFILSQMDPEDLSYNLPAALMIEGRLDHGLLEDCFRKLIARHQLLRASYGIIGNEPRQTIHDEVPFRLETTKVLETDVQFIIEDFVRAFDLKRAPLLRAKLLQLSDEKNLLLFDIHHLISDGTSLGILIGELSSLYQGQPLPEPDCEYTDYVSWQEERQKSDEFMASGKYWLETFRDGIPVLDLPSDNQRPAKQSHRGSRLHFTLSSEVTFRLKELARENRSTLYMTLLAAISVLLSRHSGQQDMVIGSPVAGRAHDDLKKTVGMFVNTLALRCRPEGENRFADYLEEVSRICFEAYNHQEYPFEELVEKIVRNRDLSRNPLFDVMFTLQNIELPEFDIPGLKFKPYRFERSTAQFDLTFEAREEQGGLSFTLEYNSQLFERDRIERMIGHLKNILEEVTKDPGIKLSEMEILPEAEKHRLLVEFNDTALEYDRKRTVVDHFEETTAMCPDRIALAFAGQEMSYRELNDRSNLIAGELRKAGVVRESIVGLMADRGLGMMAGLLGIMKAGGAYLPIDPVYPIDRIDYMLADSGAGWLVGDANNLGRVKYAGINVPLEGLMALTGEAANPERVSRPEDPAYIIYTSGSTGRPKGVMVEHRNLTNFILGMDDVISFNRENTILCLTTISFDIFFLESILPLTLGMKVIVAGTESQRDPLLLSRLVTENRIGLMQITPSRLQMLLADEAGAGCLKNVKCLLVGGEVLPAALLKEARKHTKADIFNMYGPTETTIWSAVKNLGGSEKVTLGRPIANTRIFITGKNRLQPIGVPGELWIGGEGVARGYANAPEMTADRFVTFPQYDALPIYRTGDLARWLPDGEIEFLGRNDNQVKVRGYRVELGEIEDRLAEYPGIKEAAVTVREDAGGNQILCGYYSALQGIQPQEIRKHMAQSLPEYMVPSHLMQMPALPQTHNGKIDRKALPDPSGQAEVDAKLPPRNPIDEGLADIWKELLGLAEIGIDDNFFWLGGHSLKATVMASTIRKKFGVEVPLIRIFEQPTIRQISDAIAQARTVAREEIPAAPERESYPLSPAQKRLYVLNQFEKDSTVYNLPAAFWVDGELDMLKLKNALLALIERHDSLRTCFEVREDQPVQIIGKNVDFEVEDIAAGADGIENAIQCFIRPFDLGKAPLMRVGLLKEGNRSLLLFDMHHIISDGESLGLIIKEISTLYRGQKSEALRLQYKDYSVWQETHISGEQVKAQEKYWLERFSEDVPLLDLPSDFTRPSVQSFEGDRVSFRLDPRLSGSIRRLARENGATLYMTLLAAYSILISRYSRQEDLVVGTPVAGRAHGGLDQLVGMFVNTLALRIKPEGGKSFGHFLNDVKACVMEATQNQDYPFDRLVEKLAIPRDVSRNPLFDAMFAMQETDDSNIEFSGIRLKPYPLKTGISQFDLTMDAVDSPSGILIILEYSSRLFGRDRIERMGDHFRNILEEVSRDPGIKLSEIDILSEAERRKLLVEYNGGSLEYDRKRTVVEQFEDRAGSQPEDKAIVFNGQEMSHGELNNRANLIAGELRGLGVTRESIVGLIADRGLGMMAGLLGILKAGGAYLPIDPEYPLERIEYILKDSGAGWLLGDDASLAKVAHEVRKVGLNELMSRSGEAANPERVSRPEDLAYIIYTSGSTGRPKGVMVEHRNLNAYVHSFLNQCGTSGRDVMLQQASITFDTSVEEIFPILLSGGRLVLASKQEVNDTARLKELITRNNVTVVSCSPLLLNELNQPPVTGCVQTYISGGDVLKYGHMSNLTERARVINGYGPTETTVAAIFYQCRGDEQGAVPIGRPIANWRAYLVDKYGKPVPIGVPGEILLGGEGVTRGYLGRPELTAEKFIQDPFTGRGRLYRSGDLARWRTDGNIEFLGRADQQLKIRGFRIEPGEIEAKLMSHPSISEAAVAALAGEDGNKYLCAYIASGQELTVMELREYLSGDLPEYMIPARFVCLDKLPVTSHGKLDRKALERLDGRMSLGSQYLAPSGEMESRLAVIWQEVLGVEQVGVNDNFFALGGDSIKAIQIMARLGRQGYGFEMAELFRAPTVRELALNCKASGIQAEQGPVTGEVPLTPIQRYFFARNFTDRHHWNQSVMLSARDVLDAALIKQAFAHLIAHHDALRMVYRFENDNVIQYNQGMEQHLFSFREADLRGVLDIRKEADEISGQIQAGLDLERGPLVSLGLFRTDQGDHLLIVIHHLAVDGVSWRILLEDLSMLYDQLLKGAAAGLPPKTVSFKTWAENLDKYAQSSMLQREKDHWQGLVKCGARQLPKDGPAGDDTQAQSAIEDFQLTADQTAKLNGPAHQAYNTEINDLLLSALALAVREWTGLDSIAVNLEGHGREQALGPLDVSRTVGWFTSQYPVILEIPGSGDLGYIIKSIKESLRNVPNKGIGYGLLRYMSKAKAGEYDLTPEISFNYLGHFNDHGNNGKFGLSEMPAGAMLSPRSQRDHALDINCLVLKGRLTVKVSYNRQQYREETIGRFLKHFSGSLNSIIGHCLGKETSESTPADYGAKDLSMEELGDILDMVDSI